One Methanomassiliicoccales archaeon genomic region harbors:
- a CDS encoding nascent polypeptide-associated complex protein, with amino-acid sequence MRGVNPRQVKQAMKRMGIETEELKGVTEVIIRTKDAEYRIQNAEVTIMKVQGQKTFQIIGEEKMTPLTQKQETKSDDKQKVDIPEEDIELVMSQTGASREKAIAALKACDGQPAEAIIKLLS; translated from the coding sequence ATGAGGGGTGTGAACCCGCGCCAGGTCAAGCAAGCCATGAAGCGTATGGGCATTGAAACCGAGGAGTTGAAAGGAGTCACAGAGGTCATCATCCGTACCAAAGATGCGGAATATCGCATTCAAAATGCTGAGGTCACCATCATGAAGGTTCAGGGACAAAAAACCTTCCAGATAATCGGCGAGGAGAAGATGACTCCTCTCACCCAAAAACAGGAGACCAAGAGCGATGATAAGCAGAAGGTAGACATTCCTGAAGAAGATATCGAGTTGGTGATGTCACAAACTGGTGCATCAAGAGAGAAAGCTATCGCAGCCCTTAAAGCATGTGATGGACAGCCAGCGGAGGCCATAATTAAGCTTCTTTCCTGA
- a CDS encoding HypC/HybG/HupF family hydrogenase formation chaperone, whose amino-acid sequence MCLAVPGKVVSINGQNASVDFGGVIREANISLVDTKVGDYVVVHAGFAIQVVDEEEALETLKLWEELIASQEESNQ is encoded by the coding sequence ATGTGCTTAGCAGTTCCAGGTAAAGTTGTGTCAATAAATGGCCAAAATGCGAGTGTTGATTTTGGAGGCGTGATAAGAGAGGCGAACATATCTTTGGTGGACACAAAAGTAGGAGATTATGTAGTAGTTCATGCTGGATTCGCTATTCAAGTAGTAGATGAAGAAGAAGCTCTAGAGACCCTAAAGCTATGGGAAGAGCTCATAGCCTCTCAAGAGGAATCCAACCAATAA
- a CDS encoding thiamine pyrophosphate-dependent enzyme, with translation MEGHRLCAGCAEPIIARQVLMATEKPVVVSNATGCFEVSSSIYPFTSWNVPWIHSAFENAASTISGVEAAYLALKRRGKVTEDIRFVSFGGDGATYDIGFQALSGAIERGHRFLYVCLNNEAYMNTGIQRSGATSKGAQTTTCPAGTCIPGKKEFPKDLTKIIIAHDLPYAAQASPHNYKDLIEKAAKGFEANGPAFLNVISPCPRGWRHDSSKTIDMAKLAVETCIWPLYEFEKGTWRLTGESLRIAEGSKPKLPVSEWLKSQGRFSHLAKEKWSFIAEEIQQNVDRKWEELLKLCKL, from the coding sequence GTGGAGGGTCACAGGCTATGTGCCGGATGCGCTGAACCGATCATAGCTCGGCAAGTCCTTATGGCCACTGAGAAGCCGGTTGTGGTGTCGAATGCAACTGGCTGCTTCGAAGTCTCCTCTAGCATATATCCATTTACCTCTTGGAACGTGCCTTGGATACATAGCGCTTTCGAAAACGCCGCATCAACTATTTCTGGGGTAGAGGCGGCATATTTAGCCTTAAAAAGAAGAGGAAAAGTGACAGAGGACATAAGGTTCGTTAGCTTCGGAGGAGATGGAGCGACTTATGATATTGGCTTTCAGGCACTCTCTGGAGCTATAGAGCGAGGACATCGTTTCTTGTATGTCTGTCTCAATAATGAGGCCTATATGAATACGGGGATTCAGCGTTCAGGAGCGACAAGCAAAGGGGCTCAGACCACGACTTGCCCGGCAGGGACTTGCATTCCCGGCAAGAAGGAGTTCCCCAAGGATCTGACAAAGATCATTATCGCGCATGATCTACCTTATGCAGCGCAGGCATCACCTCATAATTATAAGGACCTCATAGAGAAGGCGGCGAAAGGTTTCGAGGCCAACGGACCAGCCTTTTTGAATGTGATATCGCCTTGTCCCAGAGGGTGGAGGCATGACTCCTCTAAGACCATTGACATGGCAAAATTAGCGGTTGAGACATGCATATGGCCCCTTTATGAATTTGAAAAGGGAACATGGAGGCTGACGGGTGAATCCCTGCGAATCGCCGAAGGCTCGAAACCTAAGCTACCAGTTTCTGAATGGCTGAAGTCTCAAGGGCGCTTCTCCCACCTCGCTAAAGAGAAATGGAGCTTCATAGCTGAGGAGATACAGCAGAATGTGGATCGCAAATGGGAGGAATTATTGAAGCTTTGCAAGCTCTAA
- the porA gene encoding pyruvate ferredoxin oxidoreductase yields the protein MERVAMNGDQAIALAWKQINPDVVAAYPITPQTIIVEAFSEYVADGLVDTEYVCAESEHSAMSMCIGASAAGARTATATASAGLAFMWEMLYIASGMRLPIIMAVANRALSGPINIHCDHSDAMGARDSGWIQIFGENVQEAYDNAIMAFRIAEHMDIRLPTMTCLDGFIITHSLERFEPILDDEVKKFVGEFRYKRSLLDVKNPTTFGPFDWTDYYFEHKYQQVDAMRHVIPIVKQVQEEYAKISGRKYDIIEPYRMEDADYAVIAMGSTAGTLKEIVDELRSEGKKVGSIKLRLFRPFPSKELADILEGLKGVGVMDRAISMGATGPLFPEVRSALYERKERPNVKNYIYGLGGRDIRPEEIKHVYKQLIYDEGETVNFLGVRI from the coding sequence ATGGAAAGGGTAGCTATGAATGGAGACCAAGCTATTGCCCTGGCTTGGAAGCAAATAAATCCAGATGTTGTGGCCGCGTATCCCATAACCCCGCAGACTATTATCGTTGAGGCCTTCTCCGAATACGTAGCGGATGGTCTTGTGGACACTGAGTATGTATGCGCTGAATCGGAGCACAGCGCCATGTCCATGTGCATTGGAGCATCAGCGGCGGGGGCGAGAACTGCGACGGCAACCGCTTCTGCAGGCTTAGCTTTCATGTGGGAAATGCTCTACATTGCTTCTGGGATGAGATTACCTATAATCATGGCAGTGGCAAATCGAGCACTATCTGGCCCAATTAATATTCACTGTGATCACAGTGATGCCATGGGCGCGAGGGATTCGGGGTGGATACAGATATTCGGGGAGAATGTGCAAGAAGCCTATGACAATGCCATTATGGCGTTCAGGATAGCGGAGCATATGGATATTCGGCTTCCAACCATGACATGCTTAGATGGCTTCATAATCACGCACTCTCTGGAAAGATTTGAGCCTATTCTCGATGATGAAGTGAAGAAATTCGTAGGTGAATTCAGATACAAGAGATCTTTGCTGGATGTGAAGAATCCCACAACCTTTGGCCCCTTTGATTGGACTGATTATTATTTTGAACACAAGTATCAGCAAGTAGATGCCATGCGCCATGTCATACCGATAGTAAAACAAGTGCAAGAGGAGTATGCTAAGATTTCCGGTCGAAAGTACGACATAATCGAACCTTATCGCATGGAAGACGCAGATTATGCCGTGATAGCGATGGGATCGACCGCAGGAACCCTCAAGGAAATTGTGGATGAGCTGCGCTCTGAAGGGAAGAAGGTAGGAAGCATTAAACTGAGATTATTCAGACCTTTCCCCTCGAAAGAGCTAGCGGACATCTTGGAAGGCCTTAAGGGAGTTGGAGTGATGGATAGGGCAATTAGTATGGGCGCCACGGGTCCGCTTTTCCCAGAAGTTAGAAGTGCATTATATGAAAGGAAAGAGCGGCCAAATGTGAAGAATTACATATATGGTCTAGGAGGGAGGGATATCAGGCCAGAGGAGATCAAGCACGTTTATAAGCAGCTCATATACGATGAGGGCGAAACCGTCAACTTCTTGGGGGTGAGAATCTGA
- a CDS encoding 4Fe-4S binding protein encodes MAGEKAGELPEGGMILEAGSSRKYLTGDWRSKRPVCDESKCTNCLLCWIYCPDNSVIVKDGKRVGFKLTHCKGCGICANQCPVKCIKMVEEGV; translated from the coding sequence TTGGCTGGAGAGAAGGCAGGAGAACTGCCGGAAGGGGGAATGATCCTAGAGGCTGGATCTTCTAGAAAATATCTAACTGGCGATTGGAGGTCCAAGAGGCCGGTATGCGACGAGAGCAAATGCACTAATTGTTTATTGTGTTGGATATATTGTCCAGATAACAGTGTTATAGTAAAGGATGGGAAGAGAGTCGGCTTTAAGCTCACTCATTGCAAGGGTTGCGGGATCTGTGCCAATCAATGCCCAGTTAAGTGTATAAAAATGGTAGAGGAGGGAGTCTGA
- a CDS encoding 2-oxoacid:acceptor oxidoreductase family protein, whose product MSTIEIRWHGRGGQGVVTANEILAGAALREGKYIKAFPEFGPERMGAPIRAFARISDKPIKVHSQVYYPNYVVVLDHTLLSSPSIKEGLSEKSTVIANYPDSKEKLKAIFGNYDLHIVNANKISMEEIGRPMANTAMLGALVKVSKLVNINTVTAELAAKFAGKFNQEIINKNIRAVVRAYEEVQ is encoded by the coding sequence GTGAGTACGATCGAGATTAGATGGCATGGTAGAGGTGGGCAAGGTGTCGTGACTGCGAACGAGATTCTTGCTGGCGCAGCTCTCAGGGAGGGAAAATACATAAAAGCATTCCCTGAGTTCGGTCCAGAAAGGATGGGTGCACCTATCCGCGCTTTCGCGCGTATCTCGGACAAACCTATTAAAGTTCACAGTCAGGTATATTATCCAAATTATGTGGTTGTGCTGGACCACACACTCTTATCATCCCCATCTATTAAGGAAGGACTCAGCGAGAAGAGCACCGTGATTGCAAATTATCCTGATTCCAAAGAGAAGTTAAAAGCGATATTTGGCAACTATGACCTGCACATCGTGAACGCCAATAAAATCTCCATGGAGGAGATAGGAAGGCCCATGGCCAACACTGCTATGTTAGGCGCTCTGGTGAAGGTTTCTAAACTGGTTAACATCAACACAGTGACTGCAGAATTGGCTGCAAAATTTGCTGGCAAATTCAATCAGGAGATAATCAACAAGAACATCAGAGCCGTGGTGCGCGCTTACGAGGAGGTGCAGTGA
- the ppsA gene encoding phosphoenolpyruvate synthase, translated as MKRIMKISELGASDINVAGGKAANLGELTSAGFNVPEGFVLTTAAYDYFLNKNELTSKIENTLRSVDVTSENSLQECSQKIRKMFDDATIPNDLRDEILREFHSLFEGEKRTGLVAVRSSATAEDLPTASFAGQQDTFLNVSEPEDLIDKVKKCWSSLFTPRAISYRSSKGFDHNKVKLAVVVQKMVNSDVAGIMFTVDPNSELPHIIIEAGYGLGESIVGGKVTPDTYVVDKFHTKIINKRVARQTWKLVRGKTGDTIREEIPPDLMEKQKLTDEQILEIADIGNQIELHYNKPMDVEWCLENGKFYIVQARPVTTLSSNGGKKTNEKGKDQKEGKILLKGLAASPGIASGPVRIYVEGESLDVVKKGDILVTVMTSPDMVPAMTRAAAIITDEGGMTCHAAIVARELGTPCIVGSKEATKLLKDGMVVTVDGTRGVVIEGAEEKKEEEKAAAPVAMSVPVTATKIMVNVAIPHKADEYSKLPVSGVGLMRIEFLFTSYIGEHPSHMVEHGRQKELIDKLAEGIGIVGKAFFPRPIILRLSDFKTNEYKDMPGGEKYEPPEQNPMIGWRGCSRYVSPSYREAFKCELLAVKKVREEMNLKNVWVMLPFVRTVSEVQEITRMMEEIGLKRGPDFKLYLMAEVPVIIFMAEEFAEVCDGFSIGSNDLTQLIMGADRDSDILAKMGYFDERQEAIKRAIAILIEKAHKKGVPVGICGQAPSVYPEFTEFLVRCGIDSISLNPDTVVKTIGMVASVEQRIILESLRNLQK; from the coding sequence ATGAAGAGAATAATGAAAATCTCAGAATTGGGAGCGAGTGATATAAACGTGGCCGGGGGGAAGGCCGCGAACCTGGGGGAGTTGACCTCTGCTGGATTTAACGTCCCTGAAGGGTTCGTTCTGACCACTGCGGCCTATGATTACTTCCTAAATAAAAATGAACTGACAAGTAAAATTGAGAATACATTGAGAAGCGTAGATGTCACCTCAGAAAATTCGCTCCAGGAATGCTCTCAAAAGATAAGGAAGATGTTCGATGATGCGACAATCCCTAATGACCTTAGGGATGAAATACTAAGGGAATTTCATTCATTATTCGAAGGTGAGAAAAGAACTGGCCTTGTTGCAGTAAGATCGAGCGCCACCGCCGAAGATTTGCCGACCGCTTCTTTCGCTGGTCAACAGGATACCTTCCTGAATGTCTCAGAACCTGAGGATTTGATAGATAAAGTGAAGAAATGCTGGTCATCCCTTTTCACGCCCCGTGCCATCTCTTACCGTAGCAGTAAAGGTTTCGACCACAACAAGGTAAAGCTGGCTGTGGTTGTGCAAAAAATGGTAAATTCGGATGTCGCAGGGATCATGTTCACCGTGGACCCCAATTCTGAACTCCCCCACATCATAATTGAAGCCGGCTATGGTCTAGGAGAGTCCATAGTAGGCGGTAAGGTTACTCCAGATACGTATGTGGTGGACAAGTTCCACACCAAGATAATCAACAAGAGAGTGGCCAGGCAGACTTGGAAGCTGGTACGAGGAAAGACCGGAGATACCATTAGAGAAGAGATACCACCAGACCTGATGGAAAAGCAAAAATTGACCGATGAGCAGATTTTGGAGATAGCTGACATAGGCAATCAAATAGAATTACATTACAACAAGCCTATGGATGTCGAATGGTGCTTGGAAAATGGGAAGTTTTATATCGTACAAGCAAGACCTGTAACGACTTTGAGTAGCAACGGCGGGAAAAAGACAAACGAGAAAGGTAAGGATCAAAAAGAGGGTAAAATCCTTCTAAAAGGTTTGGCTGCTAGTCCTGGCATAGCTTCAGGTCCGGTTCGCATCTACGTTGAAGGAGAGAGCCTTGATGTAGTGAAGAAAGGTGATATCCTGGTTACAGTGATGACCTCGCCCGACATGGTCCCCGCCATGACGCGTGCTGCAGCGATAATTACGGATGAGGGGGGTATGACCTGTCATGCTGCCATTGTGGCTAGAGAACTTGGTACCCCATGCATAGTGGGCTCCAAAGAGGCCACAAAGCTGCTAAAGGATGGAATGGTGGTAACTGTTGATGGGACAAGGGGCGTGGTAATCGAGGGCGCGGAGGAGAAAAAGGAGGAGGAAAAGGCTGCGGCACCCGTGGCCATGAGCGTCCCGGTCACGGCGACTAAGATTATGGTCAACGTTGCCATCCCTCACAAAGCGGATGAGTATTCCAAGCTGCCAGTGTCTGGTGTCGGACTAATGCGTATAGAATTCTTATTCACTTCGTACATAGGAGAACACCCCTCACATATGGTAGAACATGGTAGGCAGAAGGAGTTGATAGATAAGCTGGCAGAGGGTATTGGAATCGTTGGCAAGGCCTTCTTCCCTCGTCCCATCATCCTAAGGCTTAGTGATTTTAAAACCAACGAGTACAAGGACATGCCAGGCGGAGAGAAATACGAGCCTCCAGAGCAGAATCCGATGATAGGATGGCGCGGTTGTTCACGTTATGTCAGTCCCTCCTATCGAGAAGCATTCAAATGCGAGCTGCTAGCGGTGAAAAAAGTTCGGGAAGAGATGAATCTGAAGAATGTTTGGGTGATGCTTCCTTTCGTTCGTACGGTCAGCGAGGTTCAAGAAATCACAAGAATGATGGAGGAGATTGGCCTAAAACGTGGCCCCGACTTCAAGCTTTACCTCATGGCAGAGGTGCCAGTGATAATATTCATGGCTGAGGAGTTCGCGGAAGTCTGTGATGGCTTCTCCATTGGCTCCAATGATCTTACCCAACTAATCATGGGTGCGGATAGAGATTCGGACATTCTGGCCAAGATGGGATATTTCGATGAGCGCCAAGAAGCTATCAAGCGTGCTATAGCCATTCTGATTGAGAAGGCGCATAAGAAAGGGGTACCAGTGGGAATTTGTGGACAGGCACCGAGCGTTTATCCTGAATTCACGGAGTTCCTCGTGCGTTGCGGCATCGATTCCATCTCTTTGAACCCTGATACCGTGGTGAAGACTATCGGCATGGTGGCATCGGTGGAACAAAGAATCATATTGGAGTCCTTAAGGAACCTCCAGAAATAA
- a CDS encoding CBS domain-containing protein: MEERKLKVEDYMIRDVISIPGDFTVEQAIEKLINTEFHGLPVTDKGKLIGFVTAKELLRNISKPDAKIRNIIRRGTYSVTPDMDLDDAARVLFRYGLRNVPVVNEKGMLIGIISNLDIVRSHIERATPNKVLMVKTFLEKKHGININVKRRVIPIEQLKPTQWEVFADELLGRQEEIRRGLVEPIIVVQKNDHYLLVDGHHRVLAAKQMGVKQFSAVVLQPDRDIELGMEKTAREHGLNSLDDVKIIDGSHHPLVEITTRLLKDESK, encoded by the coding sequence ATGGAAGAAAGAAAGCTCAAAGTCGAAGATTACATGATCAGAGATGTCATCTCCATACCTGGTGACTTTACCGTAGAGCAAGCTATAGAAAAATTGATCAATACTGAATTTCATGGTCTACCTGTAACTGATAAGGGCAAGCTGATTGGGTTCGTGACGGCCAAGGAGCTTCTACGGAATATCAGCAAGCCTGATGCCAAAATAAGGAATATCATTCGACGGGGAACTTATTCAGTTACTCCCGATATGGATTTGGACGACGCCGCTAGGGTATTATTTAGATATGGGCTAAGGAACGTTCCTGTAGTTAACGAGAAAGGTATGCTCATAGGCATAATCTCGAATTTGGATATCGTAAGATCTCACATCGAGCGAGCCACCCCTAATAAGGTCCTTATGGTCAAGACCTTCCTCGAAAAGAAACACGGGATAAACATCAACGTCAAACGACGAGTGATACCGATAGAGCAATTAAAGCCCACGCAGTGGGAAGTCTTCGCAGATGAACTTCTAGGTCGCCAAGAGGAGATAAGACGCGGACTGGTGGAACCGATTATCGTGGTGCAGAAGAATGACCATTATCTCCTGGTGGACGGTCATCATAGGGTCTTGGCGGCCAAGCAGATGGGCGTCAAACAATTTTCTGCCGTTGTATTACAGCCCGATAGGGACATCGAACTGGGCATGGAAAAAACGGCTCGCGAGCACGGCCTAAACAGTCTTGATGATGTTAAGATCATAGATGGTTCGCACCATCCTTTGGTGGAGATCACCACCCGTCTATTGAAAGATGAGAGCAAATGA
- a CDS encoding MarR family transcriptional regulator has translation MVAILGTLGFRPQSLIPTIKSTPGVDHVVVFISPAKKSKEAVAAVVDYCRTMQIKCDVVELDDAFDLMMVAEKVQDQVLALRSAGEDIAVFNIAGGTRLMSGAALLVCIFEGLNAVYVHDDTYEEIALPFLHMKYSNALTPVEKDILKQILKHEDGISQIELAKEMGLHKATVNHHIKLLLEKGAVELITKPDDRRKKIVRVQESMRLLLR, from the coding sequence ATGGTCGCAATTCTAGGGACCTTGGGCTTCCGTCCGCAGTCTCTCATCCCCACTATTAAATCCACGCCCGGAGTAGATCATGTCGTGGTCTTCATCAGCCCAGCGAAGAAGTCAAAAGAAGCAGTCGCTGCGGTGGTGGATTATTGCCGCACTATGCAGATAAAATGCGATGTGGTCGAACTTGACGATGCTTTCGACCTCATGATGGTGGCAGAGAAGGTTCAAGATCAAGTTTTAGCCTTGCGAAGCGCAGGTGAAGATATAGCCGTATTTAACATCGCGGGTGGAACTAGATTGATGAGTGGAGCAGCCTTGCTGGTATGTATCTTCGAAGGTCTGAACGCTGTATATGTTCATGACGATACATACGAAGAGATAGCCCTTCCTTTTCTGCACATGAAATACTCGAACGCCCTTACCCCAGTAGAAAAGGATATTCTTAAGCAGATTCTGAAGCATGAAGATGGCATATCCCAGATAGAATTAGCCAAAGAAATGGGCCTGCACAAGGCCACTGTGAATCACCACATAAAATTGTTATTAGAAAAAGGAGCTGTGGAGCTGATAACTAAGCCTGACGATAGGAGAAAGAAAATAGTGCGCGTGCAGGAATCTATGCGCCTTTTATTAAGGTGA
- a CDS encoding DUF6293 family protein has translation MRVLITTFGYDHSKIIQAMKAVPHDALIVVTSEENSRTEQYKKILEAANMANVPVELLLVDKFDFLSTFHRIVDCISTHRKRGDKVALNVSGGTRILADAALIAAFNTGVECYHIADTVRRLPVLHGVTIMEPLTREQKSILLNLEDGIEVKEAIKLAKDDPRFMDELLKLKKAGVVETRSDSEKVRLFLTDKGQRVLRSMRKKRDS, from the coding sequence TTGCGTGTACTCATCACCACATTTGGTTATGACCATTCTAAAATAATACAAGCCATGAAGGCGGTCCCGCATGACGCCTTAATAGTCGTCACCAGCGAAGAGAATTCGCGCACAGAACAATACAAAAAAATATTGGAAGCAGCAAACATGGCCAATGTGCCAGTGGAGTTGCTTTTAGTGGACAAATTCGATTTCCTTTCTACCTTCCATAGAATTGTTGATTGTATATCAACTCATAGGAAACGAGGAGATAAGGTCGCATTGAATGTTAGCGGAGGGACAAGAATATTAGCTGATGCTGCTCTCATCGCTGCCTTCAATACTGGTGTAGAATGTTATCATATAGCCGATACCGTGCGCCGGCTCCCTGTTCTACATGGCGTTACAATCATGGAACCGTTGACACGTGAGCAGAAATCTATTTTACTAAACCTTGAAGATGGAATAGAGGTTAAGGAGGCTATAAAACTCGCCAAAGACGATCCGAGGTTCATGGACGAGCTATTGAAATTAAAGAAAGCCGGCGTCGTGGAGACTAGAAGTGATTCTGAAAAGGTGCGCTTATTCCTCACCGACAAAGGACAAAGAGTTTTAAGATCTATGAGGAAAAAACGAGATTCCTGA
- a CDS encoding acetoin utilization protein AcuC, translated as MDFVTGDHCAFLYNEDFLKYYFGENHPFQPYREKATLELLEKLGIFGDKAIVYKTYPASIEDLCMVHSKEHIDFVRNRCESGYGLLDRGDTPATKTLLEGALAAVGATIDGAEGIMNGKFLHAFNPAGGLHHARSECSSGFCVFNDIAVAVRALQRRFKKERIAIIDIDGHHGDGTQSVFYSEKVLTISLHHFSLGFFPGSGGTREIGEGYGKGYAINVPLPFRTGDRTYLKAYNEVVITALKEYRPDFIIHQFGVDAHFLDPLVGLGLTTHAYEEIANVTHKAAHDLCNGHYLVVGGGGYNIETVPRCWAIMFCTISGVYPKESAAWDALHDKESPPEPEGVAEEVERTISRIKAEIIPLIK; from the coding sequence GTGGATTTCGTGACCGGCGATCATTGCGCATTCCTCTACAATGAAGACTTCCTGAAGTACTACTTCGGGGAGAACCATCCCTTCCAGCCGTATAGGGAAAAGGCGACCTTGGAATTGTTGGAAAAATTGGGAATCTTTGGTGATAAAGCGATCGTATATAAGACATATCCAGCCTCTATTGAGGACCTGTGCATGGTGCATAGCAAAGAACATATAGACTTTGTGCGCAACCGCTGTGAGTCTGGATATGGTCTCCTAGACAGAGGAGATACGCCCGCCACCAAAACCTTGTTAGAAGGTGCGCTCGCGGCGGTAGGCGCTACTATAGACGGAGCAGAGGGAATCATGAATGGCAAATTCCTTCATGCCTTCAATCCTGCAGGCGGTCTGCATCACGCGCGCTCCGAATGCTCCTCAGGATTCTGTGTTTTCAATGACATCGCCGTGGCGGTCAGGGCACTTCAAAGGCGGTTCAAAAAGGAGCGAATAGCTATAATCGATATCGATGGACATCATGGCGATGGAACACAATCCGTTTTCTATAGTGAGAAGGTGCTGACCATTTCCTTGCACCACTTTAGCCTGGGATTTTTCCCAGGCAGCGGGGGGACGAGGGAGATAGGAGAAGGCTATGGAAAAGGCTACGCCATAAATGTACCGCTGCCGTTCAGGACGGGTGACAGGACGTATTTGAAGGCCTATAATGAGGTCGTTATTACCGCACTGAAGGAGTATCGGCCAGATTTCATCATCCATCAGTTCGGGGTGGATGCGCATTTCCTGGATCCATTAGTTGGATTAGGGCTAACCACACATGCTTATGAGGAAATAGCAAATGTCACGCATAAGGCAGCGCACGATCTTTGTAATGGACATTACTTAGTGGTTGGGGGAGGGGGCTACAACATCGAAACCGTTCCACGTTGCTGGGCGATAATGTTTTGCACCATCTCAGGTGTATATCCAAAGGAATCTGCGGCTTGGGATGCTTTGCATGACAAAGAATCTCCTCCTGAGCCAGAAGGTGTCGCTGAAGAGGTGGAAAGAACGATTTCAAGAATTAAGGCTGAAATCATTCCGCTGATCAAGTGA
- a CDS encoding heme ABC transporter ATP-binding protein, which yields MVVARLRVQGIEFSYDSSPVLKDIEFEANEGEMVAVLGPNGSGKTTLLRCMNRALSPSKGTVLVEGRDLGALSRREIAREMAVVPQNCVITFPFTALEVVMMGRNPSMDRLARETREDIEIIREAMEATNVTSLANRTMNQLSGGERQRVIIARALAQKPKIMLLDEPTLHLDINHQMEIMELVRDLARKEKLTVIMVSHDLNLAARYCDKAILLESGRILAAGSIPEVLTQENVLKVFKIRSVVQYDERIQSYSMIVLGTVQ from the coding sequence ATGGTAGTTGCTAGATTGCGGGTCCAGGGCATTGAATTCAGCTACGATTCATCGCCGGTTCTAAAGGACATAGAATTCGAGGCAAATGAGGGTGAGATGGTAGCAGTGCTCGGACCTAATGGTTCTGGAAAGACCACACTGCTACGTTGTATGAATCGCGCCCTCTCCCCTTCCAAAGGTACGGTGCTGGTCGAGGGCAGGGATCTTGGTGCCCTTTCTCGCCGAGAGATCGCCAGGGAGATGGCAGTGGTACCTCAGAACTGCGTCATCACGTTCCCCTTCACAGCTTTAGAAGTGGTCATGATGGGTCGAAATCCATCCATGGATCGACTTGCAAGAGAAACGAGGGAAGACATCGAAATAATCCGCGAAGCTATGGAAGCCACCAATGTTACTTCTCTTGCCAATCGCACGATGAATCAGCTCTCAGGCGGTGAGAGGCAAAGAGTAATAATCGCTCGCGCCTTGGCCCAAAAGCCAAAAATAATGCTGTTGGACGAACCGACTTTGCACCTCGACATAAACCATCAGATGGAAATAATGGAACTCGTGAGAGACCTGGCCCGAAAAGAGAAATTGACTGTTATAATGGTCTCTCATGATTTGAATCTCGCAGCGCGATATTGCGATAAGGCCATATTGCTCGAATCGGGAAGGATACTCGCCGCTGGGTCTATTCCTGAAGTTCTGACACAGGAAAATGTGCTTAAAGTCTTCAAAATCCGCTCTGTGGTGCAGTACGATGAGCGAATCCAATCATACAGCATGATTGTGTTAGGCACTGTGCAATGA